CGTTGCATCCGTCAGCAGCATCACAGCCGTCTCGGAGCAGTCGGTGAATCCCGCCAGTCGCAGCAGGCCGCACATCACCTTGCGAAGTGTGTGACGGCAGATGTTGCTGGAGATCTCCGGATACGGCTGGGGATCCCCCCTCGAAAACGCTGTGTCCACTGTGGGTATAAACCAGATGGGCTTCTGGAACTTTTGCTCACCCACCAAGTCGGCGGCATTCTCTGGCGGAAAGTCTACCTCGGGTATCATTTGGCAGGGATTCAGCAGATAATTAGATGTGCCATTTTTGTTGGAGTACGTGTCAATCAGTGATTGCAGCACTTCCGTTTGTTTCATCACTTCAATAGTTTGAGTAACCAGTGAACTCTTCAACTCAATATTATCGTGTTTGTCAATGGGCATAATTTCCCCGCGCTGTCGTATTTCATCCATCTTGGGCTTCTTTGCGGCTGTTGCCACGTACTTATCGGATGGGAATGCACTGCTCTCCTCATCAGTCGCCGGCATGGCGCCCCAGTGTTCGGTTTGCATTATGTTCTtcgtttttaaaatgatattattgtttattgcaCTTTCTTAGCGATAGAGCTGTATCGAATTAGTCGATACGACTATTAATCGATTAATTCGTTTAGGGTATATTTGGTTTACGTTGATTTGGTATTAAAAAATCGATTTGGATCTGTCATTTAGTTCATTATTTTCAGAGTCAGTTCAGCTCAAAGTTGGCgccaatttaaattgatgtattgcaaatatcaaaatgccataactttgcaataaattaattattttacgaaaatttaaaatttgaaattacataacattaaggtaaacattttaataaagatttgaagttcgtcaccctaaggggagagaagttacaaatataattctgaaaaaaattattaaaaaaattcagaaaattccaacaaaacggctgcaaaaattaaaaaaagtcttgcattaaaattaataaacttgtCAAAAAATAggtgtaaaattttaaagttaccaATTTTGACAGTTGACCCATAATGGTAAAAATTGCCAGATTGGTGAAATAAACAGGGTGGCAGCATTTGGGCCAGGTGGCAGCGTTGTGGATAAAAAAGCGTTTTGCAGAAGAAATATTGTCGTTTTTTGTAAAGTACACTTTACAATAATCAATTGAACAATTAAACCACAAAATGAACTAATTGAACTATATAGTTCATGAAAGACTGAATAAGTTCACTCGTTCATTTCAATGATCCGTTCATTTGAACTTAGTCCGaactttttttctatacaACTCTAATAAGAACATTCTAGTTTGTTAATACAAACAAACGGTAGTTAGTTCAAATACCTCATTACTACTGGAACAGCCTATGAGCAGGTgtcttacaaaatatatataatataagtaCACCTGTGAGCCAAGTGATTTGctgaaattaaatcaattgattGAGCAACGTAAGTTTCAATTAGTTTAGTAGCTCCTTATGAATTTTAATCGCAATAGTTCAAAGTTCGCACTTATTGTACATATGTCTATCAACATCCGATACCATAATTATTGATAACGAATGAATTGTACATTTTAGACAAGCACATACAAAAATTTCGTCACCGGAGTGGCCTGACcttgagaaataaaataaaaatatggcaACTGATCGGCTGGATGTTATAATATTCGGTGCCACCGGATTCACCGGCAAATACACGGTTTACGAGGCGGTATCCGTTCTGAAGGACCTGCGATGGGGAATTGCCGGGCGGAATCGCGAGAAGCTGCAGTCGGTGCTCAAGGAGATGGGCGCCAAGGCGAAGAAGGACTTGTCCCAGACGCCAATCATCATTGCCGATGTCAACGACGAGGCATCGTTGCTGGAAATGGCCAAATCCTGTCGCATCGTGGTCAACACAGCTGGTCCATATCGATTCTACGGCGAGAAAGTTGTTCGCGCCTGCATTGAAGCCGGCACTCATCATGTGGATGTCAGTGGTGAACCACAGTACATGGAAACGATGCAGCTGAAGTACAATGAACGTGCCAAGGAGCGCGGTGTGTATATAGTCAGTGCCTGCGGCTTTGACTCCATTCCCGCCGACATGGGCATCGTTTTTGTGGAGAAGAACTTTGACGGTGTGGTGAATTCGGTGGAGACGTTCCTGGTCAATGGCGTCAAGGACTATAATGCGGAACATGGCAGGGTGGGTCTCAATTTTGGCACCTGGAACAGCGCTATTCATGGATTGGCCCATTCGGATGAGCTGCGTGGCATACGCCGGGAATTGTACCCGGAACGCTTGCCCAAGTTCTTCCCCATTTTGAAGCATCGCCCGCTGATGTTCAAGTCCTCAGAGATAAATAAGGTGTGTCTCCCATTTCCGGGCTCAGATCGTTCGGTGGCGATGCGATCGCAACGATTCCTCTATGAGCACGACAAGAAGCGTCCGGTTCAGATGCATGCCTACATTGGATTTCCCTCTTGGATTGCCGCCATCGCAGTTGCTCTCTTTGCCACAATATTTGGCCTAATGGCAAAGT
The genomic region above belongs to Drosophila innubila isolate TH190305 chromosome 3R unlocalized genomic scaffold, UK_Dinn_1.0 2_E_3R, whole genome shotgun sequence and contains:
- the LOC117789760 gene encoding saccharopine dehydrogenase-like oxidoreductase → MATDRLDVIIFGATGFTGKYTVYEAVSVLKDLRWGIAGRNREKLQSVLKEMGAKAKKDLSQTPIIIADVNDEASLLEMAKSCRIVVNTAGPYRFYGEKVVRACIEAGTHHVDVSGEPQYMETMQLKYNERAKERGVYIVSACGFDSIPADMGIVFVEKNFDGVVNSVETFLVNGVKDYNAEHGRVGLNFGTWNSAIHGLAHSDELRGIRRELYPERLPKFFPILKHRPLMFKSSEINKVCLPFPGSDRSVAMRSQRFLYEHDKKRPVQMHAYIGFPSWIAAIAVALFATIFGLMAKFKFGRSLLLKYPGFFSGGFVSREGPSEARMEKTYFKMTMKATGWPNSQRLAEGTDQYTDPPSKTLMVRVSGPNPGYGSTCVALLSTAVTILRESNKMPNTGGVLSPGAAFSKTSLISELEKHEHGMKFEILANK